The region CAAAGTAGCCCTATGGTTGCACACATTCACAGTAGGTGCTCCTTTATCCTTTTTAGATCACCATTTAAGATGCGGAAACAGCCTCTTCGGTTCATGGGTTAAATCTGGAATCGAAAAAGCTATGGCGTACGAAAGCCCACTTCTACTTCAAGGGCCAATAGAAGAAGCTTTGGAAAGTGCTTCAAAAATGCAATTAATAGAAGGTTTGACGGATGTGGAAGTGGCAGAAGCCCATCGCTCCGCTGATATATTCAAACAGATTGAAAGAGAAACCGGTAAACTAAATGCGTTGTTATCCTTCATTCATGCACTTGAATGGCAAGATATTAAAAACAGAGATGACAAAGCAGCGGTGAAAGTATTCTTTAGTGACCAATTCGGTAACCCTTTGGCAATAGCAATGGGCAGCGAGAGCCCGAGAACACAAAGTGAAGCTGGAGAACGGTTTTCAGCAATACTGAAAAGCTGTAGAGAGTTGATAGACGAAGAAGATTTCTTTAACTGGCAAGTTGCTTTTCCGGGAGTATGGGAAAATTGGGAGTCAGATGAGCTTGAAGGTGGGTTTGATGCTATCATTGGAAACCCACCATGGGATAAAATGAAATTACAACAGGTAGAGTGGTTTGCGGATCGAAAACCTGAAATAGCAATGGTCCCTAAAGCAGCTGATCGCAAAAGACTGATAAAAGAACTCATAGACAACAATGACCCTCTAGCCACTGAATATATCAAGGCTTCAGAACATGCTTTAAGTGCTATCAAGATGGCTCGTAAATGTGGAGATTACCCTTTGCTCGCTAAAGGGGATATCAATTTATATTCGCTCTTTGTCGAACGAGCTATGGGCATAGTAAAGAAGGACGGTTTTATTGGGCTTCTTGTTCCTTCTGGACTTGCTTCAGATAAGACAGCATCAGATTTTTTTAAAGGTGTTGCAACCGAAGGACGGTTAAAGACACTATACGACTTCGAGAATCGTAGGACTAGGTATAATCTAAAACCTTTTTTTGAAGACGTTGATAGTAGATTTAAATTTTGTGCATTTGTAGCAAGTCCAGAAGAAACTCCTAATCCTGCGCGGTGTGCTTTCTTTCTTCAGGCTACCGAGGAGATAAACGACCCTGAAGTATGCTTTACCTTGAGCGCAGAAGACTTTGCACGAGTAAATCCAAACACAGGAACAGCACCTATTTTTCGATCAAGGCGTGACGCTGATCTGACAAAAAAAATATATGCAAATTCTCAAGTGCTAGTTGATCGTTCAGAAGGAACAGAGAAGAAAGCATGGCCTGTTAAGTATATGACGATGTTCCACATGACTAATGATTCCGGTCTATTTAGGACAATAGTAGAGCTTGAAGAAAAAGAAGGGGCTTACCCTCTGGGCGGAAATAGATTCGGTAGTGCAGAAGGAGATTGGGTTCCCCTATATGAAGGGAAAATGGTTCAAGCATATGACCACCGCGCTGCAAATATTGTAATTAACCCAGAGAACCAACATCGCCCAGCCCAACCAAACCCAGCTACAGATGAGCAACACTCTGATACTGGATGGTTGCCAGACCCGCAATATTGGGTTCAAGAAAATGAATGTGGATGGACAGAAAGCCAAGGATGGGTACTTGGATTTAAAGAGATAACAGCCTCAACGAATGTTCGAACAATGATTTCGGCCATTTTCCCTGAAGTTGGTTTTGGCAATAAAGTACCACTTCTTTGTACACTCCAAAAAGAGTGTGAGGAGTGGCTATTATGTGCAAATTTCAATTCAATTCCATTTGATTATGTAGCGAGACAAAAAGTACAAGGGCAAACTTTAAATTTGTTTATTGTTGAACAATTGCCAGTTATTAAACGATCTAAATACGCTAGTGTTAAATTTGGCCCTAAAACAGCTTCTGAGATAATTAAAGAAGCAGTCCTAGAACTAACCTACACAGCCAAAGACATGGCCCCATTTGCTATCGATATGGGACATGTTGATAAAGAAGGGAATGTACAACCTCCGTTCATCTGGGACAAAGAAAAACGACTTGTTTTGAAAGCAAAGCTTGATGCTGTTTTTTTCCATCTTTATGGAATCACAGATCGAGAAGACATTCGCTATATTTATTCCACATTCCCCATTATTCAGCGTGAGGAAGAGAAACTTTATGGCGGAGTATACAGATCAAGGAAACTGTGCCTTGCATATATGAATGCTTTGGCTGCTGGTAATCCTGATGCTGAAATTGCTATTTAAAAAGTTCAAATTCCATATTCTGGAAGAAATACCGGATAGGCATAAGTTGTAATAGAACTGCAAACTAGGAGTTGACCATATGGGTATAGAACTTTTCGCCAATCGCCCCGTAGAACCTGATACCAATGTATTACATTCACAATTCGAAAATATTGGCGGACTAGATGTTTTGCTCGAACTTTGGAGTTGGGATGGCATTATAGGACAATCTGCAATTCTCATTGAAGAGCAGGTCGCAGGACGTGAGAAGCCCGAGATCATAGAACTTATATCATCAGAAATTTCTCTAGGAAGTAACTATACAACATCTAAGGAATCTGGTTTCATATTCATTAATTACGGGTTTAAAGACAGTGATGATATTCTTCTTGGTGATGATTGAGAAGAATAAGCGAACCTAAGAATCATGCCAAAAACATGAGACAACCGGGATAGCTGCAGCATATTATAATAACAATCACAACACCACCCACCTACCCCGGTTGGCACCAAAGGTTGGCAGCACACCAAAAAACCCGCAAATAAACGCAGAAAAGGGTTAACTCTGAAAATGAGTTAACCCTATAATATTATACTAGCTTTGTACTAGATGGTGACCCCGGCAGGAATCGAACCTGCGGCACCAGGATTAGGAACTCTAGAACACCACCTTCACACGTCCGCACAGAAGCGCACTAACCACCTTTTATTCATTGACTTTATTCATCTTAGCACTCATCATTAGCTAACACAAGATCACACGTTTTCACTGCCAATCATCACAAAAGTGGTGGGAAAGTGGTGGGAAATTTCCTCTAAGGGGTATGTGCAATGGCTAAAACACAATGGGAAGCCTCAACCAAATTTAAAGGGGTTCGCTGGTACAAACATGGCACCCGTAAGCATGGCATAAAATTCGATCGCTGCTTTGCAATTCGGTACGCCCAAGGCGGAAAGCGATACGAAAGCGTGCTGGGCTGGGAGACAGAAGGATGGTCAGAAGAGACAGCCTACTTGAAAAGAGCTGAATACCTTCACAACCTCAAAACAGGTGAAGGCCCCTACTCCAGAAAAGATGAACTCGCTGCCGAAAAAGAAACCAATGAAGCAACCCAAAGGGCCGATCAGGAAAAAGCAGCTCTGGAGCGTCTTGAGGCCATAACCTTCGGTACTGTCTTCGATGCATACATGGAATGGGCAAAGACCAACAAGAAGCACTGGGGCAACGACGAATACCGTTATCGTGTCCACCTTGAAAAGCATCTCCACGACAAACGATTCAAGGACATATCCACTTTCCAGCTTGAAGAGATCAAAGCGAAGCTGCTCAAGAAGCTCGCCCCTGCCACAGTGAAGCACTGCATTGTCGTTATCAGGCAGGTCTATAACCGTGCTCAGGAAGGAAGTCTGGGTATCGATGGTAAACCATTCGAATGGGAAGGACTGAATCCAGTCTCCGGTGTTAAACTGAAAAACCTGGGTACACATAACGAAAAGATCCGCACCATCGACACACTTGATTCCAAGGAAGGCAAACCTGGGCGCGATGAGAAGCTGCTTATGGATATGCTTAAGGAGAAATCATTCATTACATATGGACTAGCTATGACTAGCCTCTACGCCGGTTTAAGGTTCGCTGAAGCTGCAAACCTGAGGTGGATGCACATTGACCTCATCAGCGGCCATATCAACTGTCTTGACGGAAAAGGCGGCTTAGATCGCAAGATTTTGATTCCGATCCACCCAAAACTGAAAGTTGAACTTGAAGAGCAGAAAAAACGCCAAAACTCCCCCTCACCTGACATGCTAGTCTGGCCCAACAGGAACGGCAGCACGGTCAACAAGATCAGCGCGACCTTCCCACGAGCAGTGAAAGAACTAGGCTTCAATAAAGGGATCGACGACAGACGCATGAAGCTGGACTTCCACAGTCTGCGCCACAGCTTCGCAACCAGACTGGCTGACGCAGGCACTCCCCTAACCGTGCTCCGAGACTTGCTGGGCCACCGCGACCTGACCATGGTCTCCAGATACGCAAAATCCAGCCAAAGCATCGCCGACGAAGCCATTGCCCGTATCGGCGTCACCGACACCTAAAAATAAAATGCCGCATTGTCCGAAGACAGTGCGGCATCTGAAGTATCATCAGAAGCAAGGCTCAAGCTAACGGCTGCAACCCTCTTCATCAAAACCCAATGCAAACCAGTACGGCTTAAAGCTGTCCAGCACGAGTCTCTCGGTCATTTCCAAGAACGGACCATAGTCGAGCTTCACACAAGCATCTTCCAAGGCTTCGTAATAGGACAACCGCTCAGAATTCTGAAATACAACCGGCGGAAACCCACCTTTCATCAACTCAAGGTTCATCAGCAGCCGGGAAGTACGGCCATTACCATCAGCAAAAGGATGGATCTTCACGAAATCAACATGGACACGGGCAGCACGCTCAACAACGTGCAGTTCAGCTCCGTCCCCGCTGTACCACGCCATGAATCGGTCCATTTCATCCGTCAGATTCAGAAAGTCCGGCGGGACATGCTCGGCACCAGAGATAGTCACGTTCACTGTGCGAAACACCCCGGCATTCCGATCATCAATACCCTTCAGTATAAGACTATGGATTTCCTTGATGGTACGAACATCCAACGGATCACCCTGCTCCACCAAAGCATAAACAAGGTTGATAGCTTGGGCATGGTTGGTCGCCTCAAGATGCTCGGCAATGGATTTACCGCCAACGGTCACGCCTTCAAGCACGACCTTGGTTTCCTGAAGGGTAAGCGTGTTTCCCTCAATGGCGTTGGAGTTGTAGGTCCAGCGCAGGGCCAGATCTTCACGCAGGTTCTTGACCACTTCGGGCGGAAGCGGCCTGTGTGCGTCGAGGCGGGATTTGAGAGTATCGATCATTATTGTATTCATGTTTAGAACCTATTTTACACCCAACATCTCAAGATCTAAAACATATCCACGAACAGACTTCCTCTGCCCTGGGAGCCATTTAGCAGTAGTAAGCCCCCCCTTCTTGTCAGGAACGAGAATTCCTTCACCTTTAAGTAGTTCAGCAAATTCTTTTTTAGGAATAGTCCTGCAGAAAAGCAACTCAAATTTAGGAGTAAGTATCAAGCAAAGTTCTCTTCTCTTGTCACAGAATCTATACCCATCGAGTTCACGCAGAGGTGCAGGGGTATCAATACTTTCTATTTGCAACTTCCCAGGTACCGAAAACATCCCTACCATTTCCGACAAAGCTTTTTTCTCTACTCTAGTCCTTTTCTGAAACCAATCTCCGTAATATTTTGAGAACATACTTTTAAAATCAAAAGCATCACATGCAATGTTTACCATCCCCTTAACAGCCAGCAACTCACCTATGCTCACAATAACTGAAAATAGATTAGCAATATTTTTATGTTCATCTTCTTCTGGGATGGGCCGAATAGATTCAAAATAAGACTCAGGCCCCATGTTTGTTTTAGGTGAAACTAAACATCTTTTTTGTAACACTAGTTCAGACTCAACTTCTTTAATAAACAAGCTACTTATTACTCCATAAGTACCAAAGCAAACATCTTCTGTAATTTCAGGGAAACATTCATCTAGTTCAATATTAATGATACGCTGTTTGTATTTATCTAGATCATCAGTTGCCTTTAGCTGCCTTTCTCCAGTTGAAATAGAGACATGTCTAAAAGATTGGTAATCATGAGAGGCCTCTCCTGCAGCAAAGATCCTCTTCAAAAGGAGCATATACTTCCTAGCGTATTTAGCATCAATCTCACCGAAACACAGCAAGCTATCATTATGTAACCGTAAAATATCTTCAAGATGGTCCTGAGTATTTTGAAAATTTCTAACAAATGCCTGAGTCCCCCATAGACTACTTGCTAGGTGCGAAATAGTTCTCCTCTGAGAGTGCGTACCTCCCCAAAAATGAAAAGCACAGCTAGGCAAATCATAAAGTCTCAAATAAATACCAGCCAATGCAGTCCCATACACAAAAAGTACAGCACTTATATATTGTCCTGTAAGCAGCCCAGCTTGATCGACTCCATCTTTGTAGGCATAAGGATTTGTAACTCTTTTAGATGGAATAAACCCATATTGAAAATTAAAATTCGGATCTTGATCTATACCAGCATAAGTACGATGAATCTCTTTTGGAAAAACATACAAAGAATCATACCAGCCAGCACGATCCACAAGAAGATTCGTAGGCAAGGTACTCCCCAAACGATTCTTTTCCTCTAGAATGTAAGATTTAAACAAATTCTCGCAATCGTT is a window of Maridesulfovibrio sp. DNA encoding:
- a CDS encoding Eco57I restriction-modification methylase domain-containing protein, with translation MSLELFSQGGLFTSDYLTDSIQNDSEWNNLPDSELEELRTRITAQFDSFHIEQARNEADTETELIWPILEILGWTSYLTQQNLSVRGRQDVPDVLLFENEEKKAEATAHSEGWRRFELGTVVVESKRWKRPLDRGSSRATEQTAPSTQMLRYLRRIDDLTNGSLRWGFLTNGAKWRLYFSGAASVSEHFFELDLATILNLSGYNENTIELDEENRKHWFKVFVLIFSNKAFVASGADPRTYHEKILEEGKFYEKRVAENLSNKVFGEVFPDLAKAIAHASPDASLQEVRKGSLILLYRLLFIFYAEDRDLLPVKDRRYDDYGLREKVRLDIGARKDANDTFSDSAARYWSAITDLFIAIDQGDASIGLPPYNGGLFNQEKTPVVNGIRISDEIMARVIDALSFEQTDEGRKYINYRNLSVQQLGSIYERLLEFDLTYQEGGINIQPSTFARKGSGSYYTPDDLVQLILSETLEPLVERSRKGFTDKIVELEDKPLSEDRKMMQLKNQDPATSILKLKICDPAMGSGHFLVSLVDYLADQVIEAMAEAEHTVPIEWGDYISPLVESIESIRRTILANADERGWTIDDQQLDDRHIIRRMILKRCIYGVDKNSMAVELAKVALWLHTFTVGAPLSFLDHHLRCGNSLFGSWVKSGIEKAMAYESPLLLQGPIEEALESASKMQLIEGLTDVEVAEAHRSADIFKQIERETGKLNALLSFIHALEWQDIKNRDDKAAVKVFFSDQFGNPLAIAMGSESPRTQSEAGERFSAILKSCRELIDEEDFFNWQVAFPGVWENWESDELEGGFDAIIGNPPWDKMKLQQVEWFADRKPEIAMVPKAADRKRLIKELIDNNDPLATEYIKASEHALSAIKMARKCGDYPLLAKGDINLYSLFVERAMGIVKKDGFIGLLVPSGLASDKTASDFFKGVATEGRLKTLYDFENRRTRYNLKPFFEDVDSRFKFCAFVASPEETPNPARCAFFLQATEEINDPEVCFTLSAEDFARVNPNTGTAPIFRSRRDADLTKKIYANSQVLVDRSEGTEKKAWPVKYMTMFHMTNDSGLFRTIVELEEKEGAYPLGGNRFGSAEGDWVPLYEGKMVQAYDHRAANIVINPENQHRPAQPNPATDEQHSDTGWLPDPQYWVQENECGWTESQGWVLGFKEITASTNVRTMISAIFPEVGFGNKVPLLCTLQKECEEWLLCANFNSIPFDYVARQKVQGQTLNLFIVEQLPVIKRSKYASVKFGPKTASEIIKEAVLELTYTAKDMAPFAIDMGHVDKEGNVQPPFIWDKEKRLVLKAKLDAVFFHLYGITDREDIRYIYSTFPIIQREEEKLYGGVYRSRKLCLAYMNALAAGNPDAEIAI
- a CDS encoding tyrosine-type recombinase/integrase; the encoded protein is MAKTQWEASTKFKGVRWYKHGTRKHGIKFDRCFAIRYAQGGKRYESVLGWETEGWSEETAYLKRAEYLHNLKTGEGPYSRKDELAAEKETNEATQRADQEKAALERLEAITFGTVFDAYMEWAKTNKKHWGNDEYRYRVHLEKHLHDKRFKDISTFQLEEIKAKLLKKLAPATVKHCIVVIRQVYNRAQEGSLGIDGKPFEWEGLNPVSGVKLKNLGTHNEKIRTIDTLDSKEGKPGRDEKLLMDMLKEKSFITYGLAMTSLYAGLRFAEAANLRWMHIDLISGHINCLDGKGGLDRKILIPIHPKLKVELEEQKKRQNSPSPDMLVWPNRNGSTVNKISATFPRAVKELGFNKGIDDRRMKLDFHSLRHSFATRLADAGTPLTVLRDLLGHRDLTMVSRYAKSSQSIADEAIARIGVTDT
- a CDS encoding Fic family protein; this translates as MNTIMIDTLKSRLDAHRPLPPEVVKNLREDLALRWTYNSNAIEGNTLTLQETKVVLEGVTVGGKSIAEHLEATNHAQAINLVYALVEQGDPLDVRTIKEIHSLILKGIDDRNAGVFRTVNVTISGAEHVPPDFLNLTDEMDRFMAWYSGDGAELHVVERAARVHVDFVKIHPFADGNGRTSRLLMNLELMKGGFPPVVFQNSERLSYYEALEDACVKLDYGPFLEMTERLVLDSFKPYWFALGFDEEGCSR
- a CDS encoding DUF927 domain-containing protein; protein product: MADGDCKGFIRCVAQIGMALEEDFHPVDTKFEPEYVYIRDFFVYAAGNSSALMNGNLVFSIPNVLNRNASEILSFIRYLIDEYILMNDDVCVSSDNKGYVYIGVLMSSFVSFPWISGGDAVYRVLADYIIKNKPVYILRETHVEYCNRISVADFNTCTNNEFCFGVIESDHEFIRKLALGYDSENFYNCCGCGQSFGPVIKKQLSFLSHFFSRASAKAGIKNQARPNFKYLRKCRILTDIVGTTSWRDEHEMNFLASVVDTFGIHSFRWLCVLLGVENGNMRASDEAFKGLDTRSISVCKCSELQQIFGTKCPENCGVTTPLALPYSCSGFEYETISFQVSSDGVYACLPESMGGGRKRLSAEAYVEKKMYDPVRQQWAYQIWFKDSSSAEHRVNVLCEDIGKADFCKSLRLRGLKISPHNDCENLFKSYILEEKNRLGSTLPTNLLVDRAGWYDSLYVFPKEIHRTYAGIDQDPNFNFQYGFIPSKRVTNPYAYKDGVDQAGLLTGQYISAVLFVYGTALAGIYLRLYDLPSCAFHFWGGTHSQRRTISHLASSLWGTQAFVRNFQNTQDHLEDILRLHNDSLLCFGEIDAKYARKYMLLLKRIFAAGEASHDYQSFRHVSISTGERQLKATDDLDKYKQRIINIELDECFPEITEDVCFGTYGVISSLFIKEVESELVLQKRCLVSPKTNMGPESYFESIRPIPEEDEHKNIANLFSVIVSIGELLAVKGMVNIACDAFDFKSMFSKYYGDWFQKRTRVEKKALSEMVGMFSVPGKLQIESIDTPAPLRELDGYRFCDKRRELCLILTPKFELLFCRTIPKKEFAELLKGEGILVPDKKGGLTTAKWLPGQRKSVRGYVLDLEMLGVK